A single window of Micrococcaceae bacterium Sec5.1 DNA harbors:
- the lspA gene encoding signal peptidase II, with translation MTDDLTDDASRPALPVRRKWRPAMIWLFAGFAVFAYAFDQLTKLWVTSTMTEGERIPVLPPLLHWYYIRNSGAAFSIGENVTWVFTIVMAGVSVAILLQLRRLGSAWWALSLGLLLGGALGNLTDRLFREPSFAMGHVVDFIQVPNFAIFNIADSAVVSGVVIICLLTLRGVGMDGTRQVAAPKTAKPAEPAGGSNEESVGE, from the coding sequence CATCGCGGCCGGCACTTCCCGTCCGACGCAAATGGCGTCCTGCAATGATCTGGCTCTTTGCGGGTTTTGCAGTTTTTGCCTACGCCTTTGACCAGCTCACCAAGCTTTGGGTGACCAGCACCATGACAGAAGGTGAGCGTATTCCAGTGCTGCCACCGTTGCTGCACTGGTACTACATCCGCAATTCCGGGGCTGCCTTTTCCATTGGTGAGAATGTCACATGGGTCTTCACGATCGTCATGGCCGGGGTTTCCGTTGCCATTCTTTTGCAGTTGCGGCGGCTCGGCTCCGCCTGGTGGGCATTGTCGCTTGGGCTGCTGCTCGGTGGCGCATTGGGCAATCTGACGGATCGATTGTTCCGTGAACCGTCCTTTGCCATGGGTCATGTGGTGGATTTCATCCAGGTACCGAACTTTGCCATCTTCAACATCGCCGACTCAGCCGTGGTGTCCGGCGTTGTGATCATTTGCCTGCTGACCCTGCGCGGGGTGGGCATGGACGGCACCCGGCAAGTGGCAGCACCAAAAACAGCCAAGCCAGCCGAGCCCGCTGGGGGCTCCAATGAGGAGAGCGTCGGTGAGTGA
- a CDS encoding RluA family pseudouridine synthase, producing the protein MSESLVVPEDLAGARADAGLARLLDISRSAAALLIAEGNVTSGGAALGKSAKLVAGAVLDVTVPERPDPLEVVEEVVEGLKILLDDEEFVVIDKPVGVAAHPSPGWVGPTVVGGLAGAGYRISTSGAPERAGIVHRLDVGTSGVMVVAKTEHAYTVLKRAFKERTVDKVYHAVVQGLPDPLEGTIDAPIGRHPGHDWRFAVIEDGRPSVTHYEVLEAFGKATLVEVHLETGRTHQIRVHFSALRHPCAGDLTYGADPRLAANLGLTRQWLHARQLGFTHPRTGEWVEVTSDYPADLQYALDLLATGSA; encoded by the coding sequence GTGAGTGAGTCGCTTGTGGTGCCTGAGGACCTTGCAGGAGCGCGGGCTGACGCTGGACTTGCACGTTTGCTGGACATTTCCCGTTCTGCTGCGGCACTGCTGATTGCCGAAGGCAACGTCACCAGTGGCGGTGCGGCTCTCGGCAAATCGGCAAAGCTTGTTGCGGGCGCGGTGTTGGACGTCACGGTTCCCGAGCGGCCGGATCCCCTGGAAGTCGTGGAGGAAGTTGTGGAAGGCTTGAAGATCCTGTTGGATGACGAGGAATTCGTCGTCATCGACAAGCCAGTGGGAGTAGCGGCGCATCCGTCGCCGGGCTGGGTGGGACCCACGGTGGTCGGCGGCCTGGCTGGAGCCGGGTACCGGATTTCGACGTCGGGAGCACCCGAGCGTGCGGGCATTGTCCACAGGCTCGACGTCGGCACTTCCGGCGTGATGGTTGTGGCTAAGACGGAGCATGCTTACACGGTCCTCAAAAGGGCTTTCAAGGAGCGGACGGTGGACAAGGTCTACCACGCGGTTGTCCAAGGACTTCCGGATCCACTTGAGGGCACTATTGATGCCCCGATCGGCCGCCACCCTGGCCACGACTGGCGCTTTGCAGTTATAGAAGACGGCCGGCCCTCGGTGACCCACTACGAGGTTCTGGAAGCCTTTGGTAAAGCTACGTTGGTGGAGGTGCACCTGGAAACGGGCCGGACGCACCAGATCAGGGTCCACTTCTCTGCTTTGCGGCACCCTTGCGCCGGCGATCTCACCTACGGTGCTGATCCCCGTCTCGCAGCAAACTTGGGACTCACCCGACAGTGGCTTCATGCACGGCAACTGGGCTTCACGCACCCGCGGACCGGCGAGTGGGTGGAAGTCACCAGCGACTACCCAGCGGACCTTCAATACGCCTTGGACCTGCTGGCCACGGGCTCAGCCTAG
- the dnaE gene encoding DNA polymerase III subunit alpha, with the protein MTSSNDSFVHLHTHTEYSMLDGAARLGELFDETERLGMPALATTDHGYLFGAFDFWRKATDKGIKPIIGVEAYVTPGTARGDKERVRWGDESQRKDDVSGGGSYTHMTLLSYNNVGMRNLFRASSIASLDSVFGKWPRLDRELLNTYSEGLIATTGCPSGEVQTKLRLGLYREAVEAAAEFRDIFGAENYFCELMDHGLDIERRVTGDLLRLAKELNLPLVATNDLHYTHEHDAKAHEALLAIQSGSTLLEPTYDNGGSRFAFSGSGYYLKSPQEMRELFRDHPEACDNTLLIAERCEVSFNTGANYMPRFPCPPGEDETSWLVKEVDTGLKYRYPQGIPDNVRKQADYELGVITSMGFPGYFLVVADFINWAKNNGIRVGPGRGSGAGSMVAYAMRITDLDPLQHGLIFERFLNPDRVSMPDFDVDFDDRRRSEVIDYVTKKYGDERVAMIVTYGTIKTKQALKDSSRVLGYPFSMGEQLTKALPPAVMAKDIPLADIQNPESKRYSEAGDFRQLIATDPEAAKVFETALGIEGLKRQWGVHAAGVIMSSDPIIDVIPVMRRFQDGQVITQFDYPTSEGLGLIKMDFLGLRNLTIISDALENIKMNRGVDLDLENLELDDAASYELLARGDTLGVFQLDGGPMRSLLKLMKPDNFEDISAVLALYRPGPMGANAHTDYALRKNGIQEVIPIHPELEEPLKEILGGTFGLIVYQEQVMAVAQKLAGYSLGQADILRRAMGKKKKSELDKQFAGFSQGMQDNGYSMAAVKTLWDILLPFSDYAFNKAHSAAYGVISYWTAYLKAHYAPEYMAALLTSVGDDKDKSAIYLNECRRMGITVLPPDVNESSLNFTPVGTDIRFGMGAIRNVGVNVVEAMVSARTTEGNYTSFKDFLMKVPAVVCNKRTIESLIKAGAFDSLGHHRRALAMIHEEAIDSVITLKRNEAIGQFDLFAGFEDQEPEASLTTEIPDLPEWEKKDKLSFERDMLGLYVSDHPLQGLEGVLSQHAEQSITSIIAEDGPHDGAIVTIAGMITSLSRRIAKASGNAYARAEIEDLGGSMEVMFFGQVYGPIASVLAEDLIVVVKGRLQRRDDGAVTLNCMELSVPDLSESVNGPVVITIPTFKATEAVVTDLRDVLRTHRGNSEVRLKLMGDTKVEVMGLPVHMRVNPSPSLFGDLKVLLGPACLDN; encoded by the coding sequence GTGACTTCCAGCAATGATTCGTTCGTCCATCTGCACACCCACACCGAATACTCCATGCTGGATGGAGCGGCCCGCCTGGGTGAGCTGTTCGATGAAACCGAACGCCTGGGCATGCCGGCCCTGGCTACCACTGACCATGGCTACCTCTTTGGTGCGTTCGACTTCTGGCGCAAGGCCACGGACAAGGGCATCAAGCCGATCATCGGCGTCGAGGCCTATGTGACCCCGGGTACTGCCCGCGGGGATAAGGAGCGCGTTCGCTGGGGCGACGAAAGCCAGCGTAAGGACGATGTCTCTGGTGGTGGCTCGTATACCCACATGACGCTCCTGAGTTACAACAACGTCGGCATGAGGAACCTGTTCAGGGCCTCGTCCATCGCATCGCTGGATTCTGTCTTTGGTAAGTGGCCGCGGCTGGACCGGGAATTGCTCAATACGTACTCCGAAGGGCTCATTGCGACTACCGGTTGCCCTTCCGGGGAAGTCCAGACCAAGCTGCGGCTCGGCCTTTACCGCGAGGCTGTCGAAGCCGCCGCAGAGTTCCGCGACATTTTTGGGGCGGAAAACTACTTCTGCGAACTGATGGACCACGGGCTGGACATTGAACGGCGCGTTACCGGGGATCTCCTGCGCCTTGCCAAGGAGCTCAACCTCCCGCTGGTGGCCACCAATGACCTCCACTACACGCATGAACACGATGCCAAGGCCCACGAAGCTTTGTTGGCCATCCAGTCCGGCTCCACGCTCCTGGAACCGACGTACGACAACGGCGGCTCCCGCTTCGCCTTCTCGGGCAGTGGCTACTACCTGAAATCTCCGCAGGAAATGCGGGAGCTGTTCCGCGATCACCCGGAGGCCTGCGATAACACGCTGCTCATCGCCGAGCGCTGCGAGGTTTCGTTCAACACGGGCGCCAACTACATGCCGCGCTTCCCTTGTCCTCCCGGGGAAGACGAGACCTCTTGGCTGGTCAAGGAAGTAGACACCGGCCTTAAGTACCGCTATCCCCAAGGCATTCCGGACAATGTCCGCAAGCAGGCTGACTACGAACTCGGGGTCATTACCTCCATGGGCTTCCCCGGGTACTTCTTGGTGGTCGCCGACTTCATCAACTGGGCCAAGAACAACGGGATCCGTGTTGGTCCGGGGCGTGGTTCCGGTGCAGGTTCCATGGTGGCCTACGCCATGCGTATTACTGACCTTGATCCGCTCCAGCACGGCCTGATCTTCGAGCGCTTCCTCAACCCGGATCGCGTTTCCATGCCCGACTTCGACGTCGACTTCGATGATCGCCGTCGCTCCGAGGTGATCGACTACGTCACCAAGAAGTACGGCGACGAGCGCGTGGCGATGATCGTCACCTATGGAACCATCAAGACCAAGCAGGCGCTCAAGGACTCCTCCCGTGTGCTTGGCTACCCGTTCAGTATGGGCGAGCAGCTGACCAAGGCACTCCCGCCGGCGGTCATGGCCAAGGACATTCCCTTGGCGGACATCCAGAACCCGGAATCCAAGCGCTACAGCGAAGCGGGAGATTTCCGCCAGCTGATCGCCACCGATCCCGAGGCCGCCAAAGTCTTCGAGACCGCGCTGGGTATTGAGGGACTGAAGCGCCAGTGGGGTGTTCACGCGGCGGGCGTCATCATGTCCTCGGATCCCATCATCGACGTCATTCCTGTCATGCGCCGTTTCCAGGACGGCCAGGTCATCACCCAGTTCGATTATCCGACGTCCGAAGGCCTCGGCCTGATCAAGATGGACTTCCTGGGCCTCCGAAACCTGACGATCATTTCGGATGCCCTGGAAAACATCAAGATGAACCGCGGCGTTGACCTGGACCTGGAAAACCTGGAACTCGACGATGCTGCATCGTATGAGCTCCTGGCGCGCGGTGACACCTTGGGTGTGTTCCAGCTCGATGGTGGACCCATGCGGTCCCTCCTCAAGCTCATGAAGCCTGACAACTTTGAAGATATCTCCGCAGTTCTCGCGTTGTACCGGCCTGGACCCATGGGCGCCAACGCCCACACCGACTACGCCCTGCGCAAAAACGGGATCCAGGAAGTAATTCCCATCCACCCGGAGTTGGAAGAGCCGCTCAAGGAAATCCTGGGTGGGACCTTCGGCCTGATTGTGTACCAGGAACAGGTTATGGCCGTGGCGCAGAAGCTTGCCGGCTACTCGCTGGGCCAAGCCGACATCCTGCGCCGTGCCATGGGCAAGAAGAAGAAATCGGAGCTGGACAAGCAGTTCGCCGGCTTCTCCCAAGGCATGCAGGACAACGGCTACTCCATGGCCGCCGTCAAAACGCTCTGGGACATTCTGCTTCCGTTCTCCGACTACGCCTTCAATAAAGCGCACTCGGCCGCTTACGGGGTCATTTCTTACTGGACTGCCTACTTGAAGGCACACTATGCGCCCGAGTATATGGCTGCCCTCCTCACGTCCGTTGGTGATGACAAGGACAAGTCCGCTATCTACCTCAACGAGTGCCGCCGGATGGGCATCACCGTTCTTCCGCCGGATGTCAATGAATCCTCGTTGAACTTCACTCCCGTGGGAACGGACATCCGCTTCGGCATGGGGGCCATCCGAAACGTCGGCGTGAACGTGGTGGAAGCCATGGTCTCTGCACGGACTACGGAAGGCAACTACACATCCTTCAAGGACTTCCTGATGAAGGTCCCTGCAGTTGTCTGCAACAAGCGCACCATCGAATCCTTGATCAAGGCTGGCGCTTTCGACTCACTGGGACACCATCGCCGTGCTTTGGCCATGATCCATGAAGAGGCCATCGACTCCGTCATCACACTCAAGCGCAACGAGGCAATCGGCCAGTTCGATCTGTTCGCCGGTTTCGAGGACCAGGAACCTGAAGCTTCGCTGACCACGGAAATTCCGGACCTCCCCGAATGGGAGAAGAAGGACAAGCTGTCCTTCGAGCGCGACATGCTGGGTCTCTATGTTTCGGACCACCCCTTGCAGGGCTTGGAAGGCGTCCTCAGCCAGCATGCGGAGCAGTCCATTACTTCCATCATTGCCGAGGACGGACCGCACGACGGCGCGATTGTCACCATCGCGGGCATGATCACGTCGTTGAGCCGCAGGATCGCCAAGGCCAGTGGCAACGCCTACGCCCGTGCCGAGATTGAAGACCTGGGCGGCTCCATGGAGGTCATGTTCTTCGGTCAGGTGTACGGGCCCATCGCTTCCGTCCTGGCTGAAGACTTAATCGTGGTGGTCAAGGGGCGCCTGCAGCGCAGGGATGATGGAGCCGTGACGCTGAACTGCATGGAACTCTCGGTGCCGGACCTCAGTGAGAGCGTGAACGGACCGGTGGTGATCACCATTCCAACGTTCAAGGCCACCGAGGCAGTGGTTACCGACCTTCGGGATGTGCTGCGGACACATCGGGGCAACTCCGAGGTGCGGCTTAAGCTCATGGGGGACACCAAAGTGGAGGTCATGGGGCTTCCCGTGCACATGAGGGTCAACCCCAGCCCATCGCTCTTCGGTGACCTGAAAGTGCTGCTGGGTCCGGCCTGCCTGGATAATTAG
- a CDS encoding flavin reductase family protein codes for MASELSGFEKTFREMFRRHAAGVAIITANLNGKPFGFTATSVASLSAEPPRFTFNMARSSSSWPAIANANYIGVHMLGLENQALADRFAKTRDRFEGDHWEPGPYDVPILKDVAGWLVGKIQMRLSFENNAVVVVEVVDGQVGDDGAPLLYHGGGYSQPRPLDYEI; via the coding sequence GTGGCAAGCGAACTATCCGGCTTCGAAAAGACGTTCAGGGAAATGTTTCGCCGCCATGCCGCCGGGGTGGCCATCATCACAGCCAACCTGAATGGCAAGCCTTTTGGCTTCACTGCCACCTCCGTTGCATCCCTGTCCGCCGAGCCGCCACGTTTCACCTTCAACATGGCCCGAAGCTCAAGTTCCTGGCCGGCCATCGCCAATGCCAACTACATTGGCGTGCACATGCTCGGACTGGAGAACCAGGCGCTGGCAGATCGCTTCGCCAAGACACGGGACCGCTTCGAAGGCGACCACTGGGAGCCAGGTCCTTACGATGTGCCCATTCTCAAGGACGTAGCAGGTTGGCTGGTGGGAAAGATCCAAATGCGGTTGTCGTTTGAGAACAATGCCGTGGTGGTCGTGGAGGTCGTCGACGGCCAGGTGGGCGACGACGGCGCTCCCCTGCTGTATCACGGTGGCGGCTATAGCCAGCCGAGGCCCCTCGACTACGAAATCTAG
- the hisD gene encoding histidinol dehydrogenase — translation MTTSSDTSAPATASLNFRSIDFRGRHLSLAELRAAVPRAKHQTMADAEQKVLDIMGAVRSRGFAALTELARTFDGVEQSHPRVPVDALAKALADIDLTVRAALEESISRARQFADQQRPANVDVALADGAVVSQNWIPVGRVGLYVPGGLAPLASSVIMNVVPAVAAGVESIALASPPQKDFGGLPHPTILAAAALLGIDEVYAIGGAQAIISFAYGIPGSEGVPPIEPVDLVTGPGNIFVATAKRLVKGVVGIDSEAGTTEIAILADSTAQPALVAADLISQAEHDPKAASVLVTDSADLADAVVGELARQAAATKHSARVLEALSGPQSGVVLVDDLEQAIAVCNAYAAEHLEIMTADAPAVAARIRNAGAIFVGDYSPVSLGDYCAGSNHVLPTSGTAAFSSGLNVTTFLRAVQVINYNRAALEQVSGHIVSLAGAEDLPGHGDAVRIRFSGQR, via the coding sequence GTGACCACTTCTTCGGATACTTCCGCCCCTGCCACTGCATCCTTGAATTTCCGCAGTATCGATTTCCGCGGCCGCCACCTCTCCCTGGCTGAGCTGCGCGCCGCGGTACCCAGGGCCAAGCATCAGACGATGGCCGATGCGGAGCAGAAGGTCCTGGACATTATGGGAGCTGTTCGTAGCCGTGGCTTCGCCGCGCTGACGGAACTTGCAAGGACCTTCGACGGCGTTGAACAGTCCCACCCGCGTGTGCCGGTGGACGCACTTGCCAAGGCCCTTGCTGACATTGATCTCACTGTCCGTGCCGCGCTGGAAGAGTCCATCAGCCGGGCCAGACAGTTCGCCGATCAGCAGCGTCCAGCAAATGTTGACGTCGCTTTGGCTGATGGTGCGGTTGTCAGCCAGAACTGGATTCCCGTGGGGCGTGTTGGGCTGTATGTTCCCGGCGGCCTCGCGCCCTTGGCCTCCTCGGTGATCATGAACGTTGTTCCCGCGGTGGCTGCGGGTGTCGAATCCATCGCTCTGGCTTCACCGCCCCAAAAGGACTTCGGCGGCCTCCCGCACCCTACAATCCTTGCGGCGGCAGCGCTGCTGGGCATCGATGAGGTCTATGCAATTGGCGGTGCCCAGGCAATCATTTCGTTTGCCTACGGCATCCCCGGTTCGGAGGGAGTGCCTCCTATCGAGCCTGTGGATCTCGTCACCGGGCCTGGCAATATTTTCGTCGCCACTGCCAAGAGGCTGGTGAAGGGAGTCGTTGGCATCGATTCCGAGGCGGGGACTACCGAGATCGCTATCTTGGCCGATTCCACTGCCCAGCCCGCGCTCGTGGCTGCCGATCTCATCAGCCAGGCGGAGCACGATCCCAAAGCCGCCTCTGTCCTGGTGACGGACTCCGCTGACCTGGCGGACGCCGTCGTGGGTGAATTGGCACGGCAAGCAGCCGCCACGAAGCACAGCGCACGCGTCCTTGAGGCACTCTCCGGTCCGCAATCGGGTGTAGTGCTGGTGGATGACCTGGAACAGGCGATTGCCGTGTGCAATGCCTACGCCGCTGAACACCTTGAGATCATGACGGCGGACGCACCGGCGGTGGCGGCGCGGATCCGCAACGCGGGCGCCATTTTCGTGGGGGATTACAGTCCCGTGAGCCTTGGCGATTATTGTGCCGGATCCAACCACGTGCTGCCCACCAGCGGCACTGCTGCCTTCTCCTCGGGGCTGAACGTCACCACCTTCCTGCGCGCAGTGCAGGTCATCAACTACAACCGTGCGGCTCTGGAACAGGTCAGCGGCCACATCGTGAGTTTGGCCGGGGCCGAGGACCTTCCAGGCCATGGGGATGCAGTCAGGATCCGCTTCAGCGGGCAACGCTGA
- the nrdR gene encoding transcriptional regulator NrdR, with protein sequence MYCPFCRNPDSRVVDSRMADDGTSIRRRRQCPECGRRFTTVETTSLSVIKRSGVGEPFSRIKVISGVRKACQGRPVTEDDLAMLAQEVEENIRSSGAAEIDAHEVGLAILGPLRKLDEVAYLRFASVYQAFESLEDFESAISLLRHEAEAHAKAGTHAKAGAKEAKGSEKSQL encoded by the coding sequence GTGTACTGTCCGTTCTGCCGGAATCCTGACTCACGCGTCGTTGACAGCCGCATGGCCGACGACGGAACTTCCATCCGGCGCCGCCGGCAATGCCCTGAATGCGGGCGACGCTTCACCACGGTGGAAACCACCAGCCTGTCCGTCATCAAGCGCTCAGGAGTCGGGGAGCCGTTCAGCCGTATCAAGGTCATCAGCGGTGTGCGCAAAGCGTGCCAAGGCCGCCCTGTCACCGAAGACGATCTCGCCATGCTGGCGCAGGAAGTCGAGGAGAACATCCGCTCTTCGGGTGCCGCTGAAATTGACGCCCACGAAGTAGGCCTGGCCATTCTCGGTCCGTTGCGGAAACTGGATGAGGTGGCATACCTGCGATTCGCCAGCGTCTATCAAGCATTCGAGTCACTCGAAGACTTCGAATCCGCAATATCCTTGCTGCGGCATGAGGCCGAGGCGCACGCAAAGGCCGGGACCCACGCCAAAGCCGGGGCCAAGGAAGCCAAAGGTTCCGAGAAAAGCCAGCTCTAG
- a CDS encoding SDR family oxidoreductase, producing MTVDNDAIAGIAIVTGASRGIGAAVANAAARSGYGVVVNYSLDAEGADAVVKDIQAQGGKAVAVQGDVSQPADVGRLFDAAAAWGPVTAVINNAAITGNLIGTLADVPAETVQRVVDVNVAGMIFMCQEAVRRLSTENGGPGGSIINISSTATKAGSPGTWVHYAASKGAVDVLTVGLAAEVAKQGIRVNAVAPGSTNTGLHAAAGMPDRVERLNPTIPMGRGAEPEEVAAAVMWLMSGEAGYITGAVLPVSGGR from the coding sequence GTGACTGTGGACAACGACGCCATAGCCGGAATCGCGATCGTCACGGGTGCCAGCCGCGGAATCGGCGCGGCAGTTGCAAACGCGGCGGCACGTTCCGGATATGGCGTCGTGGTCAACTACTCCTTGGATGCCGAGGGTGCTGATGCAGTGGTCAAGGACATCCAGGCACAAGGGGGCAAGGCAGTGGCCGTGCAGGGCGACGTCAGCCAGCCCGCCGACGTCGGGCGTTTGTTCGACGCAGCCGCAGCGTGGGGTCCTGTAACAGCGGTCATCAACAACGCGGCCATTACCGGCAACCTCATTGGAACACTTGCCGACGTGCCTGCCGAGACAGTGCAGCGTGTCGTGGACGTGAACGTCGCTGGCATGATCTTCATGTGCCAGGAAGCGGTTCGGAGACTCTCTACCGAGAACGGCGGCCCTGGTGGTTCGATCATCAACATCTCCTCGACGGCGACAAAAGCAGGCTCCCCAGGGACATGGGTTCACTATGCGGCGTCGAAAGGCGCCGTGGACGTTTTGACGGTGGGCCTGGCCGCGGAAGTGGCAAAGCAGGGCATTCGTGTCAACGCCGTGGCTCCGGGCAGTACCAACACCGGACTCCACGCAGCTGCAGGAATGCCCGACCGCGTAGAGAGGCTCAATCCGACCATTCCCATGGGCCGCGGCGCCGAACCTGAAGAGGTGGCTGCGGCTGTGATGTGGCTAATGTCCGGTGAGGCCGGCTACATTACTGGAGCGGTCCTCCCCGTATCAGGCGGCCGCTAG
- a CDS encoding ROK family protein, which yields MSKKDEKTHKNPPLIGIDIGGTGIKGGIVDLKKGKLIGERFRVPTPQPATPEAVAEVVAEIVKELSSRPDAPAADSPVGVTFPGIIQHGVVHSAANVDKSWLDTDIDKKFTERLGRPVEVINDADAAGLAEARYGAGEGVDGTVLVITLGTGIGSAFIFNGQLVPNAELGHLEVDGFDAETKASAVARERDGLSWDEYGVLLNRYLQHVEFLFSPELFIIGGGISKRSDEYFPHLKLRTNIVTAKLKNDAGIVGAALEVALHHKLAK from the coding sequence TTGTCCAAGAAGGATGAGAAGACCCACAAGAACCCTCCGCTGATCGGAATCGATATCGGCGGCACGGGCATCAAAGGCGGCATCGTCGACCTGAAGAAGGGCAAGCTGATCGGCGAACGCTTCCGCGTTCCCACGCCGCAGCCGGCTACCCCCGAGGCAGTTGCCGAAGTGGTGGCCGAGATCGTTAAAGAACTTTCCAGCCGCCCCGACGCCCCTGCCGCTGATTCGCCAGTGGGTGTCACCTTCCCGGGCATTATCCAGCACGGTGTGGTCCACTCCGCTGCGAATGTGGATAAGTCCTGGCTTGACACGGACATCGACAAGAAGTTTACTGAGCGGCTGGGTCGGCCGGTTGAGGTTATCAACGATGCCGACGCAGCAGGTCTCGCAGAGGCCCGCTATGGCGCCGGCGAGGGCGTGGACGGCACCGTCCTGGTCATCACGCTCGGCACCGGCATCGGCTCCGCCTTCATTTTCAATGGTCAATTGGTTCCCAACGCCGAGCTCGGCCACCTCGAGGTGGACGGATTCGACGCCGAAACCAAGGCATCAGCCGTGGCCCGCGAACGCGATGGGCTGAGCTGGGACGAGTATGGCGTGCTGCTCAACCGCTACCTGCAGCACGTAGAGTTCCTGTTCTCCCCAGAACTTTTCATTATCGGCGGCGGCATCTCCAAGCGCTCCGATGAATATTTCCCGCACCTGAAATTGCGCACCAACATTGTCACAGCCAAGTTAAAGAACGACGCCGGCATCGTGGGCGCCGCCCTTGAGGTCGCCTTGCACCACAAACTCGCCAAGTAG
- the map gene encoding type I methionyl aminopeptidase gives MPSLASTAPIGTLTPGIISPERAVPASIPRPEYVGKKAPSKFTGSEVKSAETIEKIRIASRIAAQAIVEVGKHIQPGVTTDQLDKVGHEFLVDHNAYPSTLGYRGFPKSLCSSLNEVICHGIPDSTVVQDGDILNIDITAFIGGVHGDTNYTFLVGDVDEESRLLVERTQESLNRAIKAVAPGREINVIGRAIQSYAKRFGYGVVRDFTGHGVGEAFHTGLIIPHYDAAPAYNTVIEAGMVFTIEPMLTLGTIEWDMWSDDWTVVTRDHKRTAQFEHTLLVTETGAEILTLP, from the coding sequence ATGCCTTCTCTTGCTTCGACCGCACCCATCGGCACGCTCACTCCGGGAATCATCAGCCCTGAACGGGCTGTCCCGGCGTCGATCCCCCGCCCCGAGTACGTGGGCAAGAAGGCACCCAGCAAGTTCACCGGCTCCGAAGTGAAGTCAGCGGAGACCATCGAGAAGATCCGTATTGCCAGCAGGATCGCTGCCCAGGCCATCGTTGAAGTCGGCAAGCACATCCAGCCCGGCGTAACGACGGACCAGTTGGACAAGGTTGGCCACGAGTTCCTTGTGGACCACAACGCCTACCCGTCCACGCTGGGCTACCGGGGCTTCCCGAAGTCCCTGTGCTCTTCCCTCAATGAAGTCATTTGCCACGGCATCCCGGATTCCACAGTGGTACAGGATGGCGACATCCTGAACATTGACATCACCGCGTTCATCGGCGGGGTGCATGGAGATACCAATTACACTTTCCTGGTTGGCGACGTGGACGAGGAATCCCGTTTGCTGGTTGAGCGGACGCAGGAGTCACTCAACCGGGCCATCAAGGCCGTGGCCCCAGGCCGCGAAATCAACGTAATCGGCCGCGCGATCCAGTCCTACGCCAAGCGCTTCGGCTATGGCGTGGTGCGGGACTTCACTGGCCACGGTGTTGGTGAGGCGTTCCACACGGGCCTCATCATTCCGCATTACGACGCAGCCCCGGCGTACAACACCGTGATCGAGGCAGGCATGGTCTTCACCATCGAACCCATGCTGACCCTTGGCACGATCGAATGGGACATGTGGTCCGACGACTGGACGGTTGTAACCAGGGACCACAAGCGCACGGCCCAATTCGAACACACCCTGCTGGTCACCGAGACCGGCGCGGAAATCCTGACCCTTCCTTAA
- a CDS encoding SPOR domain-containing protein: MTEYWYNVKTHEIEEDAMSDWTQLIGPYKTREEAEHALEKVKQRNDAWDAQDDD; this comes from the coding sequence GTGACGGAGTACTGGTACAACGTCAAGACGCATGAGATCGAAGAGGACGCCATGTCCGATTGGACACAGCTGATTGGCCCTTATAAGACCAGGGAAGAAGCCGAACATGCGCTGGAAAAGGTCAAGCAACGCAACGACGCCTGGGACGCCCAGGACGACGACTAG